A stretch of Lathyrus oleraceus cultivar Zhongwan6 chromosome 6, CAAS_Psat_ZW6_1.0, whole genome shotgun sequence DNA encodes these proteins:
- the LOC127095401 gene encoding uncharacterized protein LOC127095401, translating into MQQREKETFREYAQRWRKIAAQVVPPMEEKEMTKVFLKTLDTFYYERMIASAPTDFTDMVNMGVRLEEAVREGRLVREGSSSSSGAKRYDGFMKKKEQETNAVSYDHPRRINYPYHSQHQHIAAVTSVITSAPVQVQYPQQRTNRFQQNTQYQQQHQHQLQQRPPQQQRRTNFDPIPMSYAELYPALITKNLVQPRPRPLVPEVLPWWYKPEVSCPFHQNAPGHDLDNCFALKLEVQKLTRAGILTFKNMGPNVKDNPMPSHGPSSVNNIEVCLNEQRVTKIEEIRRSLVEIHSVLCAHGLFQHDHQICGTCSVNSRGCRKIQDDLQGVLDQGLIQISRQVSSPESQEQEVNVIIPCFNIPEKVEIAYHPREPVVICPPGPMPYTSDKAVPYRYATTIIENGKEVEIKTLASVTNIAANSRMTRSGRVFAPPVIPSRNVEKDPVVVVPVTREAEGKTSNSTLDKETDELLRIIKLSDYKVVDQLLQTPSKISILSLLLNSAVHREALLKVLDQAFVEQDITAEQFNNVVGSITSCNGLGFCDEELPEEGKNHNFALHISANCQGDSLSNILIDTGSSLNVMPKSTLVKLKYKGGKCGTVELL; encoded by the coding sequence ATGCAACAAAGAGAAAAGGAGACATTCCGTGAATACGCGCAAAGGTGGCGCAAAATTGCAGCACAGGTTGTTCCACCtatggaagaaaaggagatgacgaAAGTGTTCTTAAAGACTCTTGATACTttttattacgagaggatgattgCAAGCGCTCCTACAGACTTTACTGACATGGTAAACATGGGAGTCCGTTTAGAGGAAGCAGTTCGAGAAGGGCGTCTAGTCAGAGAAGGAAGTTCATCTTCAAGCGGGGCAAAGAGGTACGACGGTTTTATGAAAAAGAAGGAACAAGAAACTAATGCTGTGTCCTATGATCATCCAAGAAGGATCAATTATCCTTACCATTCCCAACACCAACATATAGCAGCCGTGACTTCAGTAATCACTTCCGCTCCAGTTCAAGTCCAATACCCTCAGCAGCGTACCAACCGCTTCCAACAGAAtactcagtatcagcaacaacatcaacatcagtTACAACAACGTCCACCACAACAGCAAAGAAGAAccaattttgatccaattccaatgtcatatgcagaattgtatccagCTTTGATCACTAAAAACCTTGTGCAACCACGACCACGACCTCTTGTACCAGAAGTGCTACcttggtggtacaagccagaggTATCTTGTCCCTTTCATCAGAATGCTCCAGGTCATGACTTAGACAACTGTTTTGCTTTAAAGTTGGAAGTACAGAAGTTGACAAGAGCAGGTATCCTGACCTTCAAGAACATGGGTCCCAATGTGAAGGACAATCCAATGCCAAGTCATGGTCCTTCATCAGTGAACAATATAGAAGTTTGTCTCAATGAACAACGTGTTACGAAGATAGAGGAGATTCGGCGGTCTTTGGTTGAAATTCATTCTGTTTTATGTGCTCATGGTCTATTCCAACATGACCACCAGATCTGTGGTACATGTTCAGTCAATTCAAGAGGTTGTAGAAAGATTCAAGATGATTTGCAAGGCGTCCTTGATCAGGGTTTGATTCAGATTTCTAGACAAGTGAGTTCTCCAGAATCACAAGAACAAGAGGTGAATGTCATCATTCCTTGCTTCAACATTCCAGAGAAAGTAGAGATAGCTTATCATCCGAGGGAGCCAGTGGTGATTTGCCCTCCGGGCCCAATGCCTTACACTTCAGATAAAGCGGTCCCCTACCGCTATGCAACAACTATTATTGAGAACGGTAAAGAGGTCGAGATTAAAACCTTAGCCTCAGTTACCAATATCGCAGCAAATAGCCGAATGACGCGCAGTGGCCGCGTGTTCGCTCCGCCGGTTATCCCAAGTAGAAATGTTGAGAAAGATCCAGTAGTCGTGGTACCAGTGACAAGAGAAGCAGAAGGGAAAACAAGCAATTCAACCCTTGATAAAGAAACAGATGAACTACTTAGAATTATCAAGCTCAGTGACTACAAAGTGGTAGATCAGTTGCTacagacaccgtcaaaaatctcgaTCCTGTCCTTATTATTGAATTCAGCTGTCCACAGAGAAGCACTACTGAAGGTGCTTGATCAAGCCTTTGTAGAACAGGATATAACAGCAGAGCAGTTCAACAATGTTGTAGGCAGCATCACTTCGTGCAATGGCTTAggcttttgtgatgaagaactgCCAGAAGAAGGAAAGAATCACAACTTCGCTCTCCATATCTCAGCCAATTGTCAAGGGGATTCTTTGTCTAATATCCTAATTGACACCGGTTCATCTCTGAATGTCATGCCCAAGTCTACCTTGGTGAAGCTAAAGTACAAAGGGGGCAAATGCGGCACAGTGGAATTATTGTGA